The Zingiber officinale cultivar Zhangliang chromosome 10A, Zo_v1.1, whole genome shotgun sequence genome contains a region encoding:
- the LOC122027047 gene encoding BEL1-like homeodomain protein 4, which translates to MGSVTTPFTFAHRLLASPLTSPAPPMSQGFHQGLFNFQGAATANRDHQQQHIGRNNKLRVQQGFDAAGHPALVPIDDRADDEAGIYESAAVGDAAGNMLSEMFNFPPPGMAAPMDHMHPNQIPAGGYHGTASRSMAVGAGFPAVAAGDWYGANRQPHDQQHSVAAGLSADSAAAMQLFLINPPGMQPPPQQHRSPSPSSAASLHTHHPFHQSYAENPFGAAGRVIEGQGLSLSLSSSLQQLEMAKADDLRVRQGAVIYFNNEHQSQQPHQLHVGGGMSVANMLRNSKYSKAAQELLEEFCSVGRGQLKPNKLGKRGGTISSSNRNPSGGGGASSSAAAPTSSSKDVPALSPSDRFEQQRKKAKLMSMLDEVERRYNHYCEQMQMVVNSFDSVMGFGAATPYTALAQKAMSRHFRCLKDAIAAQLKQTCELLGEKDGAGGSGVTKGDTPRLRMLDQSLRQQRAFNQMGMMEQEAWRPQRGLPERSVNILRGWLFEHFLHPYPSDADKHLLARQTGLSRNQVANWFINARVRLWKPMVEEMYLQESKEEDDKEEEEEEEQPQEHKTEARQPHSSAQPTQLRPEPVVHAPPAETDASPSTSSMAQLHHRLPPSSGTSHHPPSLAGDDALFGAGADAFAAQGRNLGDMYRLAGGATAAARFGAGDVSLTLGLRHTGGGGGGSSSENSRFSVRDFSHHC; encoded by the exons ATGGGATCGGTAACCACGCCGTTCACCTTCGCCCACCGCCTCTTAGCTAGCCCGCTTACATCACCGGCGCCGCCCATGTCCCAGGGCTTCCACCAAGGCCTTTTCAACTTCCAGGGCGCTGCTACCGCCAACCGCGACCACCAACAGCAGCACATCGGGCGGAATAACAAGCTCCGGGTGCAGCAGGGCTTCGATGCGGCAGGACACCCCGCGCTCGTCCCAATCGATGACCGTGCCGACGATGAGGCCGGAATCTATGAGTCCGCAGCCGTCGGAGATGCCGCTGGTAACATGCTCTCCGAGATGTTCAATTTCCCGCCGCCGGGAATGGCGGCGCCGATGGACCACATGCACCCCAACCAGATCCCGGCTGGTGGATACCATGGGACGGCTTCAAGATCCATGGCCGTCGGCGCCGGGTTCCCCGCCGTCGCCGCAGGTGACTGGTACGGCGCAAATCGGCAGCCCCACGACCAGCAGCATTCTGTAGCGGCGGGTTTGAGCGCCGACTCCGCCGCAGCGATGCAGCTGTTCCTAATTAACCCGCCGGGGATGCAACCCCCGCCGCAACAGCATCGATCGCCGTCTCCATCGTCGGCCGCTTCTCTGCACACGCACCACCCCTTTCATCAGTCCTACGCCGAGAATCCCTTCGGCGCCGCCGGCCGAGTAATCGAAGGTCAAGGCCTCTCTCTATCCCTCTCTTCGTCTCTGCAACAGCTGGAGATGGCCAAGGCCGACGATCTACGCGTGAGACAAGGGGCCGTCATATACTTCAACAACGAGCACCAAAGCCAGCAGCCGCATCAGTTACACGTTGGTGGCGGAATGAGCGTGGCCAACATGTTAAGAAACTCCAAGTACTCTAAGGCGGCGCAAGAGCTGTTGGAGGAGTTCTGCAGCGTGGGGAGGGGGCAATTGAAACCGAATAAACTCGGCAAGCGCGGTGGCACTATATCCAGCTCTAACCGTAACcctagcggcggcggcggcgcttCGAGTTCGGCGGCCGCACCGACGTCCTCCTCGAAGGACGTCCCTGCCTTGTCCCCTTCCGACAGATTCGAGCAACAAAGGAAGAAGGCGAAGCTCATGTCCATGCTCGACGAG GTGGAGAGGCGATACAACCACTACTGCGAGCAGATGCAGATGGTGGTGAACTCGTTCGACTCGGTGATGGGGTTCGGGGCGGCCACGCCGTACACGGCGCTGGCTCAGAAAGCCATGTCGCGGCACTTCCGGTGCCTCAAGGATGCGATCGCGGCGCAGCTGAAGCAAACGTGCGAGTTGCTGGGGGAGAAGGACGGCGCGGGAGGGTCGGGCGTCACCAAGGGCGACACGCCGCGGCTGCGGATGCTGGACCAGAGCCTCCGGCAGCAGAGGGCGTTCAACCAGATGGGGATGATGGAGCAGGAGGCCTGGCGGCCGCAGCGAGGACTGCCGGAGCGCTCCGTCAACATCCTCAGAGGCTGGCTCTTCGAGCACTTCCTCCACCC TTATCCGAGTGATGCCGATAAGCATTTGTTGGCGAGGCAGACAGGTTTATCCAGGAACCAG GTGGCCAACTGGTTCATCAACGCAAGGGTGAGGCTATGGAAGCCAATGGTGGAGGAGATGTACCTACAAGAATCCAAAGAAGAGGACgacaaggaggaggaggaggaggaggagcagccgcAGGAGCACAAGACGGAAGCAAGACAACCGCACTCATCAGCTCAGCCAACGCAACTGAGACCCGAACCAGTTGTTCACGCGCCACCGGCAGAAACCGACGCCTCCCCGAGCACATCTTCCATGGCCCAGCTCCACCACCGCCTCCCGCCCTCCTCCGGAACCAGCCACCACCCTCCGAGCCTCGCCGGAGACGACGCCCTCTTTGGCGCCGGTGCCGACGCATTCGCCGCCCAAGGCCGTAACCTCGGCGACATGTACCGGCTTGCCGGAGGAGCCACTGCGGCCGCGAGGTTCGGCGCTGGAGACGTGTCGCTCACGCTTGGGCTACGGCACaccggcggcggcggaggcggaAGCTCGTCGGAGAATAGCAGGTTCTCTGTTCGGGACTTCAGCCACCACTGTTAA